Proteins from one Dysgonomonas sp. HDW5A genomic window:
- a CDS encoding site-specific integrase yields the protein MSSFTLNYRASTKGTHCEGSLYVRVIHERKSATVTMPYRLYPQEWDPLNRCINFDRADSFRLKYLHEIDNKIQSDKEFLVQTINRLHDQGSYTLEDILAGYRLKNTVNLLSLYMEQQADKLHSGGQERTAKAYRSAVKSLIKYNGGKDLSLGDINARLIKNYESFLKEDGKSLNTISFYMRNLRAIYYRAVRDRCIELCVEDPFRQVYTGVQITRKRALNKQEINSLNNLIFIENKNILGDRTSNSGLRFALDIFLFCFYARGMPFVDLAYLRKENIEKGVLAYFRKKTGQLIEVKVTPPMQKIIDRYSSQIEETPYVFPIIKDNSKSTRIQYESALRLQNLRLKKLALLAKVNKKLTTHVTRHSWATIAKSENLPLWVISEGLGHANEKTTYTYLASFERSVLDRANARIMASIGNSR from the coding sequence ATGTCCTCATTTACTCTCAATTACAGAGCGTCTACAAAAGGTACGCATTGTGAAGGAAGTTTATATGTTCGTGTAATTCATGAACGGAAATCAGCTACTGTAACAATGCCATATCGCCTTTATCCTCAAGAATGGGATCCTTTGAATCGATGTATCAATTTTGACAGGGCTGATTCATTTAGGTTAAAGTATCTTCATGAAATCGATAATAAAATACAGTCTGATAAAGAATTTTTGGTCCAGACAATTAACCGCCTGCATGATCAAGGTTCTTATACGTTAGAGGATATTTTAGCAGGTTATAGGTTGAAAAACACAGTCAATCTGCTGAGCTTGTATATGGAGCAACAAGCCGATAAGTTACACTCTGGAGGACAAGAGCGTACGGCGAAAGCGTATCGTTCTGCTGTTAAGTCGTTGATAAAGTATAACGGAGGAAAAGATTTATCGTTAGGAGATATTAATGCCCGCTTGATTAAAAATTATGAGTCCTTTTTGAAGGAGGATGGTAAAAGTCTTAATACAATTTCATTCTATATGCGTAATCTGCGTGCTATTTATTATCGTGCCGTACGTGATAGATGCATTGAGTTATGTGTGGAAGATCCTTTTCGTCAAGTATATACAGGGGTTCAGATTACTCGTAAACGAGCATTAAATAAACAAGAGATAAACTCTCTAAACAATCTGATCTTTATTGAAAATAAAAATATTCTGGGAGATAGAACCTCGAACTCGGGACTTCGTTTTGCGCTAGATATTTTTTTATTTTGTTTCTATGCGAGAGGTATGCCTTTTGTAGATTTGGCCTATTTAAGAAAAGAAAATATAGAGAAAGGTGTTCTTGCCTATTTTCGAAAAAAAACAGGGCAATTGATTGAAGTTAAGGTTACTCCTCCTATGCAGAAGATTATAGATCGTTATTCTTCGCAAATTGAAGAGACTCCTTATGTATTTCCTATAATAAAGGATAATTCAAAATCTACGCGGATACAATATGAAAGCGCACTTCGTCTGCAAAATTTACGTTTAAAAAAATTAGCTCTACTTGCTAAAGTAAATAAGAAACTGACAACACATGTTACCCGACATTCATGGGCTACTATTGCAAAAAGTGAAAATCTACCCTTATGGGTTATCAGTGAAGGGTTAGGGCATGCAAATGAAAAGACAACTTATACTTATCTGGCATCTTTTGAACGCTCTGTTCTTGATCGTGCAAATGCTCGGATAATGGCTTCGATAGGCAATTCAAGATAA
- a CDS encoding cation-transporting P-type ATPase, protein MRKDYIHTKREWYSAESADVIDSLESDIAAGLSDSEATQRLQQFGENVLPDKKRESKLIRFLKHFNDILIYVLFVAAIVTAVLGHYVDTAVILLVAIVNASIGYFQENKAEKALEDIKKMLSLKAQVIRNGVRTEIDASHLTVGDIVLLSPGDKVPADLRLLRADNLKIEESPLTGESVPSEKKVGALPLDTMLGDRINMAFSSTTVSAGTGVGVVIAIGKDTEIGKINEMMSEVEEITTPLLKQTAKFGKSVSIIIVGIAFVIYLFGYFFRHYDSGELLMSVIGLAVAAIPEGLPAILSIILAIGVQNMARRNAIVRTLPSVETLGAVSVICSDKTGTLTKNEMTVKTVDIRDGQFTVTGTGYAPTGDVLSNGKKVDFNSEPILEELINCFNICNEASLGKDEHDHWFVKGDPTEGALITLYQKADVDHSPVERKSTIPFDSEYKYMATLIENADHNIIYIKGAPDRLLDMAEKEKSKAGEQNFDRRYWESKITELAQKGQRIIGAAYKIVDKSVTDIEHEDIHDGIVFLGLAGIIDPPREEAVEAIRLCAEAGITVKMITGDHVDTAKTIGKEMGIGDGTKALQGKDLEKMSDAELEVAAQEYDIFARTSPEHKLKLVKALQARGTICAMTGDGVNDAPALKKADVGIAMGIKGTEVTKDASEMVLADDNFSTIVAAVEEGRRVYDNLKKTILFILPTNGAESFLIIASILFGTMMPLTPVQILWVNMVTSVTVSLALAFERIEPGAMKRPPRSPQTPLLSGYFIWRILFVSVLIGGGTLWMTINLLAHGVAEEIVRTITLQTIVIAQMFHLFNSRSIRGFAFNKDFFTNKAVFVVSALLIILQLSITYLPFMNDVFGTNPLTLEDWIYPFTLGFAVFVIVEIEKAVMRQIDKRRILK, encoded by the coding sequence ATGAGGAAAGATTATATTCATACTAAAAGAGAATGGTATTCTGCCGAAAGTGCTGATGTTATAGACTCCTTGGAATCGGATATTGCTGCCGGATTATCAGACAGTGAGGCTACCCAACGACTACAACAATTTGGCGAAAATGTACTTCCCGATAAGAAAAGAGAAAGCAAATTAATTCGTTTTCTGAAGCATTTTAATGATATATTGATATATGTGCTTTTTGTCGCAGCAATAGTTACTGCCGTATTGGGGCACTATGTTGATACTGCAGTTATTTTGCTGGTTGCTATTGTGAATGCATCAATCGGATATTTTCAGGAGAATAAAGCCGAGAAAGCATTAGAGGATATCAAAAAGATGCTATCTCTTAAAGCACAGGTAATAAGAAACGGAGTAAGAACCGAAATTGATGCTTCTCATTTGACAGTGGGTGACATCGTTTTGTTAAGTCCCGGAGATAAAGTTCCTGCCGATTTGCGTTTGTTGAGAGCCGATAATTTAAAAATAGAAGAATCTCCTTTGACGGGAGAATCTGTTCCTTCGGAGAAGAAAGTTGGAGCTTTACCTCTTGATACCATGTTGGGAGATAGAATCAATATGGCCTTTTCGAGTACTACCGTTAGTGCAGGTACAGGCGTAGGCGTTGTAATAGCCATAGGAAAAGATACTGAAATAGGTAAAATCAATGAGATGATGTCCGAGGTTGAGGAGATTACAACTCCTTTGCTTAAACAAACAGCTAAGTTTGGAAAATCGGTATCTATAATAATTGTCGGCATTGCATTTGTAATTTATTTGTTCGGGTATTTCTTCCGCCATTACGATTCAGGCGAATTGCTTATGTCGGTTATCGGGCTTGCAGTAGCAGCTATTCCCGAAGGTTTGCCTGCCATACTTTCGATTATTTTGGCAATCGGAGTTCAGAATATGGCTCGACGAAATGCAATTGTCCGTACACTCCCGTCGGTAGAAACATTAGGAGCAGTATCTGTTATTTGTTCAGATAAAACAGGTACACTTACTAAAAATGAAATGACTGTAAAAACTGTTGATATACGCGATGGTCAATTTACCGTTACAGGTACCGGTTATGCTCCAACAGGAGATGTATTGAGTAATGGTAAAAAGGTTGATTTTAATTCCGAGCCTATATTGGAAGAACTGATCAACTGTTTCAATATTTGCAATGAGGCATCTTTAGGAAAAGACGAACACGATCATTGGTTTGTAAAAGGAGATCCTACTGAAGGAGCTTTAATAACTCTATACCAAAAAGCAGATGTTGATCATAGTCCCGTTGAACGAAAGTCAACTATTCCTTTCGATTCGGAATATAAATATATGGCTACCCTTATTGAGAATGCTGATCACAATATTATCTATATTAAAGGTGCTCCCGACAGGCTACTGGATATGGCTGAAAAAGAAAAGTCTAAAGCCGGAGAGCAAAATTTTGATCGCCGTTATTGGGAGAGTAAGATTACGGAGCTAGCTCAAAAAGGTCAGCGTATTATCGGTGCAGCCTACAAAATAGTAGATAAGAGTGTAACTGATATCGAACACGAAGATATTCACGATGGTATTGTTTTTCTTGGTCTTGCCGGAATTATAGACCCTCCACGTGAAGAAGCAGTAGAAGCTATCCGATTGTGTGCCGAAGCAGGAATTACCGTCAAAATGATTACAGGTGACCATGTTGATACAGCAAAAACTATCGGAAAAGAGATGGGTATTGGCGATGGTACTAAAGCTTTACAAGGAAAAGACCTTGAAAAAATGAGCGATGCCGAACTTGAAGTTGCCGCTCAGGAATACGATATTTTTGCCCGTACAAGTCCCGAACATAAATTGAAATTGGTAAAAGCTTTACAGGCCAGAGGTACTATTTGTGCTATGACGGGTGATGGGGTGAATGATGCACCTGCCCTGAAAAAAGCTGATGTTGGTATTGCCATGGGGATCAAAGGTACGGAGGTGACCAAGGATGCTTCGGAAATGGTGTTGGCAGACGATAATTTCAGTACGATAGTGGCTGCAGTTGAGGAAGGACGAAGGGTATATGATAATTTGAAAAAAACTATCTTATTTATCTTGCCGACTAATGGAGCGGAAAGCTTTCTTATTATTGCAAGTATTTTATTTGGCACAATGATGCCTTTGACACCCGTTCAGATACTGTGGGTTAATATGGTAACATCGGTAACCGTTTCATTGGCACTAGCCTTTGAGAGAATTGAGCCGGGAGCAATGAAGCGTCCTCCACGTTCGCCTCAAACGCCCTTGTTAAGCGGATATTTTATTTGGCGAATATTGTTTGTATCGGTTCTTATTGGTGGTGGAACTCTTTGGATGACTATAAACTTGTTAGCTCACGGTGTTGCTGAGGAAATTGTAAGGACAATCACTTTGCAGACTATCGTAATTGCTCAGATGTTCCACTTATTCAATAGCCGAAGCATTAGAGGTTTTGCATTTAATAAAGATTTCTTTACGAACAAAGCCGTATTTGTAGTATCAGCTTTATTGATAATTCTTCAGTTAAGTATTACTTATCTGCCATTTATGAATGATGTGTTTGGCACTAATCCTTTGACTTTGGAGGATTGGATATATCCGTTTACTCTTGGCTTTGCAGTATTTGTTATTGTAGAAATTGAAAAAGCTGTAATGAGACAGATTGATAAAAGAAGGATCTTAAAATAA
- a CDS encoding DUF3575 domain-containing protein — translation MKRFLQHILVCLALCFFYCPSSQAQALKTNIPLILTGTPNIGVEWSVGKQLTVNGDILWAPYLFKKDEEVFRSLIGSVDVRYYINPKYYYTNDLWDGFYVGPYAMYGNFNIGLKNSDEDKTSYRRKGWGVSAGLSTGYKFYLSSRFRLEVNLGLGYAHMQYDKHELGGEFAHYPIERKKTKAYIGPTKFGVHLVYNIFR, via the coding sequence ATGAAACGCTTTCTACAACACATATTAGTTTGCCTAGCACTATGTTTTTTCTATTGCCCTTCGTCTCAGGCGCAAGCTCTAAAGACAAATATCCCTTTAATACTTACAGGAACTCCCAATATTGGAGTAGAATGGTCTGTTGGAAAACAGCTGACTGTAAATGGGGATATTCTATGGGCTCCCTATCTCTTTAAAAAGGACGAAGAGGTTTTCAGATCTCTTATCGGGAGTGTCGATGTGAGATATTACATTAATCCTAAATATTATTATACCAATGACCTATGGGATGGTTTCTATGTGGGGCCTTATGCTATGTATGGTAATTTTAATATTGGACTGAAGAATAGTGACGAGGATAAAACCAGTTACCGAAGAAAAGGATGGGGAGTCTCAGCCGGACTTTCGACCGGATATAAATTTTATTTGTCCAGCCGGTTTAGATTAGAGGTTAATCTTGGATTAGGCTATGCTCATATGCAATACGACAAACACGAATTAGGAGGAGAATTTGCTCATTATCCAATAGAACGAAAAAAGACAAAAGCTTATATCGGACCTACAAAATTTGGGGTTCATCTAGTTTATAACATATTCAGATAA
- a CDS encoding sialate O-acetylesterase, protein MKKYAYLLLLTVLFTSVLQAEVRLPHIFSDNMILQRDKVLKIWGWADKNEKVKIEMLGQIKNAKTDKSGYWYVNLDPIPYGGPYQMKIQGANNTITLNNILIGDIWLCSGQSNMEMPVNGWGQVYNYEKEIKDADYPLIRAFNVEKAMSMTPNSDFEGKWQVCSPETVSNFSATAYFFARKLNRELNIPIGIINSSWGGTDIETWISSDSFNKLPDNFKERYTDMKGIDLAKFAQENESKKKDYLTALANDPGIKEEWFKPSYATTNWEKMQIPQEWGQTELASIDGIVWFRYNFTLPETAIGKAATIHLGPVDDDDVSWINGTKIGETVGYGIPRIYDIEKGVLENGINTLTVKVVDHSGGGGLFGLPEDLYIEVNSIRYPLAGQWEYKPSVTNKKFGYIDFSPNAYPSLLYNAMINPITPLSIKGAIWYQGENNANTAYNYRTLFPTLINDWRGKWGYQFPFYWVQLANYMAKDTQPEDSKWAELREAQAMTLSLPNTGQAVITDIGDGADIHPRNKQDVGLRLALIALNKDYGKSDIVYSGPTFKKMEISGDKAIIYFDNIGKGLSVKSKYGYIEGFAIAGADNKFVWAKAYLDGDKVIVASDKITNPAAVRYSWSNNPDVNLFNSEGLPAAPFRTDK, encoded by the coding sequence ATGAAAAAGTACGCTTATCTGTTACTCCTTACGGTTCTTTTCACATCAGTACTACAGGCTGAAGTTAGATTGCCTCATATATTTTCGGATAATATGATCCTCCAAAGAGACAAAGTTCTAAAAATATGGGGATGGGCTGATAAAAATGAAAAAGTCAAAATAGAAATGCTAGGACAAATTAAAAATGCTAAAACCGATAAATCGGGTTATTGGTATGTAAATCTCGATCCGATCCCTTACGGAGGGCCTTACCAAATGAAAATACAAGGGGCTAACAATACGATAACCCTAAACAATATTCTAATTGGAGATATTTGGTTATGCAGTGGGCAATCTAATATGGAAATGCCTGTAAATGGTTGGGGACAAGTATACAACTACGAAAAAGAAATAAAAGACGCCGATTATCCTTTAATCAGAGCCTTTAATGTAGAAAAAGCCATGAGCATGACACCTAATTCTGATTTTGAAGGCAAATGGCAGGTTTGTTCGCCCGAAACGGTTTCTAATTTTTCGGCTACAGCTTATTTCTTTGCCCGTAAATTGAACAGAGAACTTAATATTCCTATCGGTATAATCAATTCATCGTGGGGAGGAACTGATATAGAAACATGGATAAGCTCGGATTCATTCAACAAGTTACCCGATAATTTCAAAGAGCGATACACTGACATGAAAGGCATAGACCTCGCTAAATTTGCACAGGAGAACGAAAGTAAAAAGAAAGACTATTTAACAGCCTTAGCAAACGATCCGGGTATAAAGGAAGAATGGTTTAAACCTTCATATGCAACTACAAATTGGGAAAAAATGCAGATACCACAAGAATGGGGACAAACAGAGCTTGCTTCGATAGACGGTATTGTGTGGTTCAGATACAACTTCACTTTACCCGAAACTGCTATTGGCAAAGCTGCGACAATACATCTGGGTCCTGTGGATGATGACGATGTTTCATGGATTAATGGCACTAAAATAGGAGAAACAGTGGGATATGGCATTCCTCGTATATATGATATCGAAAAAGGCGTGTTGGAAAATGGTATAAATACTTTAACCGTAAAAGTGGTAGATCATAGTGGAGGTGGTGGACTCTTCGGTTTGCCTGAAGATTTATATATAGAAGTAAACAGCATTAGATATCCTTTGGCGGGACAATGGGAATACAAACCATCGGTTACCAACAAAAAGTTCGGTTATATTGATTTCTCCCCCAATGCTTATCCATCCTTACTTTACAACGCAATGATAAACCCTATAACTCCCTTATCTATAAAAGGAGCGATATGGTATCAGGGCGAAAATAATGCCAATACCGCTTACAATTATCGTACCCTCTTCCCTACCCTTATCAACGACTGGAGAGGTAAATGGGGATATCAATTTCCTTTCTATTGGGTACAACTGGCTAATTATATGGCAAAAGATACTCAACCGGAGGATAGCAAATGGGCTGAATTACGTGAAGCTCAAGCCATGACTCTTTCGTTACCCAATACAGGTCAGGCAGTAATTACAGATATAGGTGATGGAGCTGATATCCATCCTCGCAACAAACAGGATGTAGGCTTGCGCTTAGCACTAATTGCTCTGAATAAAGATTATGGAAAGAGTGACATCGTTTATTCGGGACCGACATTCAAAAAAATGGAAATATCAGGAGATAAAGCAATCATCTATTTTGATAACATAGGGAAAGGATTATCTGTAAAAAGCAAATATGGATACATCGAAGGTTTTGCAATTGCGGGAGCTGATAATAAATTTGTATGGGCTAAAGCTTATTTAGATGGCGATAAAGTAATAGTGGCAAGTGATAAAATAACTAATCCGGCTGCTGTAAGATATTCATGGTCAAATAATCCGGACGTGAATCTGTTCAATAGCGAAGGATTACCCGCTGCACCATTCAGAACTGATAAGTAA
- a CDS encoding helix-turn-helix transcriptional regulator, whose protein sequence is MNKLLYKEEHLACYNYQKENKAPIEGLRINAANIWENIVEESKIIFVIEGRINISYGEITDRIVDSKQMFILRQGYQYKAYVEEDTFIMIFRISSQINFCDRFSIQQLYKKESTTEEEFNLLEVNDRLRGFLHWTYVNISDGIKCTHFFDIKKQELFFLLRAYYSKEDLALLFSSLLNNDQIFSNFIYDNHYKVKNIQQLVALSNYSVSAFNKRFKKSFGISPYKWMKDQRAKRIFHEINNYTKNFKVISEEYGFSSLSQFNDFCKVHFGLTPGEIRKKD, encoded by the coding sequence ATGAACAAATTATTATATAAAGAAGAGCATCTTGCATGCTACAATTATCAAAAGGAAAATAAGGCGCCAATAGAAGGTTTAAGAATTAATGCGGCTAACATCTGGGAAAATATAGTCGAAGAAAGTAAAATTATATTTGTGATAGAAGGTCGTATTAATATCTCTTACGGAGAAATTACTGATCGAATAGTTGACTCAAAACAAATGTTTATTCTAAGACAGGGCTATCAGTACAAGGCTTACGTAGAAGAAGATACTTTCATAATGATCTTTCGCATTAGCTCCCAAATCAATTTTTGTGATCGGTTTTCGATACAACAACTTTACAAAAAAGAGTCTACAACAGAAGAGGAATTTAACTTATTGGAGGTAAACGACAGATTAAGAGGATTTCTTCATTGGACCTATGTTAATATATCAGATGGGATTAAATGTACTCATTTTTTCGACATTAAGAAACAGGAACTATTCTTCTTATTAAGAGCTTATTACTCTAAAGAAGATTTAGCTCTTCTATTTAGTTCTTTGCTTAATAATGATCAGATCTTTTCTAATTTCATCTATGATAATCATTATAAAGTTAAGAATATTCAGCAATTAGTTGCACTATCAAATTATAGCGTATCTGCTTTTAATAAACGCTTTAAGAAGAGTTTTGGTATATCTCCATATAAATGGATGAAAGATCAACGAGCAAAACGTATATTCCACGAAATAAATAATTACACAAAGAACTTTAAAGTTATTAGTGAAGAATATGGATTTTCCTCTCTCTCTCAATTTAATGATTTCTGCAAAGTTCATTTTGGACTTACTCCGGGAGAGATAAGAAAGAAAGACTAG
- a CDS encoding OmpA family protein: MINRKMKISFLTLSLLAAMSLHVYPKDKQQSKQDNKARKTEVKADRKFVRQEFEQAMKLYESALTKKASDTYNALLHLKTARLYLSLLNYTASIPHYEKAMLLNEDLFSASDVCNYLDALRYSGAKIEAIKIARNYAYRDVYNKDQRYLNIVHALDFEDGFMPVGVPEFIVERLDKGNTPFSEFWIGKMNDEYFYATSNSKFHDPNKKFYHRTKYYSLDENSEFSMSAVLGRKKRSRELLHMVPVDLQNGPLSFSEDMSRMVVTSVAYDKGEQIDISSKGINAFNTKLYSSKYNSKRNGWSSFELAFPQKKEASYAHPFLFDNDRFLLFSSDMPGGYGGYDIYISEWNDELQRWGDPINLGAQVNTEGDEISPTIYNDLLIFASNGHVGFGGYDIYGIIYERGLITKGSLIHFDYPINSVLNDFSMLRIDNDRGYIVSDRLLQHQDDIFYFYRNNLQHKSSSIYGMSEANAISNGTINLIKNGGDFNAPRHEELPKFSYYTESMLTVYFDFDNAELTYTAIDALQNFLTDTDFSQVESLIIDGYADEMGGEGYNLLLSEKRAESVYSWLMSKGIKVKTKIAGKGQIFLTKKDMEDDGQELLTPFHKRESQYNNGTSSVWDQKIWMNRKARRVEIKAIIK; encoded by the coding sequence ATGATAAATAGAAAAATGAAAATCAGCTTTTTGACTTTGTCTCTCTTAGCTGCGATGTCGCTGCATGTATATCCTAAAGATAAACAACAAAGCAAGCAAGACAATAAAGCCAGAAAAACAGAGGTAAAGGCTGACCGAAAATTTGTCAGACAAGAGTTTGAGCAGGCGATGAAATTATATGAATCGGCTCTCACTAAAAAAGCAAGTGATACTTATAATGCATTACTTCATCTGAAAACTGCAAGGTTGTATCTTAGTCTGTTGAATTACACAGCTTCAATTCCCCATTATGAGAAGGCAATGTTGTTAAATGAAGACTTATTTAGTGCTTCTGATGTCTGTAATTATTTGGATGCTCTACGATACTCAGGAGCAAAGATCGAGGCTATTAAAATTGCCCGGAACTATGCTTATCGTGATGTCTATAATAAAGATCAGCGTTATCTGAATATAGTCCATGCTCTTGATTTTGAGGACGGATTTATGCCTGTAGGTGTTCCCGAATTCATTGTCGAAAGGTTGGATAAAGGCAATACTCCATTTTCGGAATTCTGGATCGGAAAAATGAATGATGAGTATTTTTATGCTACCAGTAATAGTAAATTCCATGACCCCAACAAGAAGTTCTATCATCGAACAAAGTACTATTCGTTAGATGAGAACTCCGAGTTTTCGATGAGTGCTGTATTAGGTCGGAAGAAGAGATCTCGTGAATTATTACACATGGTTCCTGTTGATTTACAAAATGGTCCCCTTTCTTTTTCGGAAGATATGAGCCGAATGGTCGTTACTTCAGTGGCTTATGACAAGGGGGAGCAGATTGATATTTCGTCAAAAGGGATTAATGCTTTTAATACTAAGCTGTATTCTTCGAAATATAACAGCAAACGTAATGGATGGTCATCATTTGAGTTAGCCTTTCCTCAAAAGAAAGAAGCATCTTACGCTCATCCTTTTCTTTTTGATAACGATAGATTTCTCCTTTTTTCGTCGGATATGCCGGGAGGATACGGAGGCTATGACATATATATATCCGAATGGAATGACGAACTTCAGAGATGGGGGGATCCTATTAATCTTGGAGCACAAGTAAATACCGAAGGAGACGAAATATCTCCTACTATATATAACGATTTGTTGATTTTTGCCTCTAATGGACATGTTGGTTTTGGAGGATATGATATCTACGGTATTATTTATGAAAGAGGATTGATCACAAAAGGTAGTCTAATTCATTTTGATTATCCGATCAATTCGGTACTGAATGATTTTAGCATGCTTCGAATCGATAATGACAGAGGCTATATCGTTTCCGACCGATTATTACAACATCAGGATGATATATTCTACTTCTATCGTAATAATTTACAGCACAAGAGTAGTTCAATATACGGAATGTCGGAGGCCAATGCTATTTCGAATGGGACAATAAATCTGATTAAGAATGGTGGTGATTTTAATGCTCCTCGTCATGAGGAACTTCCGAAGTTCTCATACTATACAGAATCAATGTTAACCGTGTATTTCGACTTCGATAATGCGGAATTAACTTATACAGCTATTGATGCCTTGCAAAATTTTCTGACTGATACCGATTTCAGCCAAGTCGAATCTCTAATTATTGACGGATATGCCGACGAAATGGGAGGAGAAGGTTATAATCTCTTATTATCAGAGAAAAGAGCAGAATCGGTTTATTCTTGGTTGATGAGTAAAGGAATCAAGGTAAAAACTAAAATTGCAGGTAAAGGTCAGATCTTCCTTACAAAAAAAGATATGGAAGATGATGGACAAGAACTGTTAACTCCTTTCCATAAAAGAGAATCGCAATATAATAATGGTACTTCTTCCGTTTGGGATCAGAAAATATGGATGAATCGCAAAGCTAGACGTGTTGAAATAAAAGCAATAATAAAATAA
- a CDS encoding DUF3868 domain-containing protein: MVSSLIYTLSLWNSTLDLGSIEICESSLIEQNGRMHIDLDLDIRCLSVGANQSLTFTPMLINDCHHQELPAIIIYGKERFRAYRKWRICPWILSFKADYNIYKVIEARNGESVSLSYTLKTPIKGWMSDATIGFYDHVTGQLQTQ, from the coding sequence ATGGTTAGTTCATTAATTTATACACTTTCTCTATGGAATTCCACATTGGATTTAGGTTCCATCGAAATCTGTGAAAGCTCGTTAATCGAACAAAACGGGCGTATGCATATTGACTTAGACCTTGATATAAGGTGCCTATCAGTAGGAGCCAATCAATCTTTAACGTTTACTCCCATGTTGATTAATGACTGCCATCATCAGGAGCTTCCGGCTATTATTATTTATGGGAAGGAGCGATTTAGGGCTTATCGCAAATGGAGGATATGTCCATGGATATTATCATTTAAAGCTGATTATAATATCTATAAAGTAATTGAGGCTAGAAACGGCGAATCAGTCTCTCTCTCTTATACTCTCAAAACTCCGATTAAAGGATGGATGTCTGATGCTACAATTGGCTTTTATGACCATGTAACAGGACAGCTACAAACTCAGTAA